The sequence below is a genomic window from Gossypium hirsutum isolate 1008001.06 chromosome A11, Gossypium_hirsutum_v2.1, whole genome shotgun sequence.
CTTCAATGTTGCATCTTGCTTACTCAAACTTTGCTGTCAAGGCCTCGCATGTTTACACGCCTTTATTAAAAACTCGTGTCTAAGGAATAATATCAACTTAGCTTCTGCATATTACCTTTTCATATGCAATCTGCCTTTTCAagttttataaaaagaaatatgcataattttttttccaataaaaAGGACCTCGCTTGCAACACAGTGGTTTCGTCTCTACTTCGCGTTTTATATAAAGTCACTTCATAATATTCCTATTAACTAGGAGACAATTGGTATACTTTAATATCTACCCATATCACATCAACCTTACCCTTTAACCACCCTACACATAATAAGGTATGCTAATACACAGAGGAGTGGGTGACGAAGATGGTCGGTTTACCTTGTTTAGGATAGAGTAGAGTCATCAAATAAGGAGAAAGAGGTTTAGGATTGGTTGGAAGAAGTAAGGGCAGTTAGTTGCCTAGGTCTTTCCTTAGGTTCTAGGCCTTATATGTTGGTAGTCTCTTATCCAGAGATGCCATGTGTCAAGTCGTTTTTGGCAGGTTAAAGGCAAGAGACCTGATGTCACAAGCTTAAATAGAGTGGTACTATGATATACTTTTGGTCATCTTAGATGGGACGTGATAGTTAAGACATGATATAACAATTAATGAGTGAGCCTGTCTATCAAATAAATTGTTAGTCAAGGGATTATCATGAGGGATCATcacgtaaaaaataaaaaatatcattttaaaatatataaggaCCAACATTGACTCCACATTATTAACCATGCAAACAAATATTGACTTCATTTGAATGGGTAGTGCAAtcaattttgatgaaaataaaaataactgtAGTGGTGAAATTTGTATTTTATGCCAGTGAGATTAAAGTTAGTAATGAGGCATATTTGGATGTGAATGCAACAATATTGATGAGATGAACTCTAATAGAAAACAACAATTAAAtatattgaattaatatatataatcattataTGTTACCGCAATTTAAAACTTATTaagataatatttaaaatttttttcatctattttatttcaaaaatttttaaattttatacacTTAAAAGtattgtcattttattttattttaataacatatttaattacaattattcaattgAGATTGCTTATTTATATAGttggatattttattttatttttatttttaactttttttcatttttatataattaagtaTTCAAATATTACACCTCAAGTTATTTGACACTTGGAAAATTTAATACAAAAATCTAAAACCATAAAATTCCAaaatcttaaaagaaaaaaaaagacaaacaAGAATTTAAGCTACATAACGCAACTTCAATATTTGACTCAATCTTTAAAGTCAATTGAATATGCTGCGGTGAAATTGTGTTACCATAATTATCCAAACATCATGCACTACTTTAGTACCATGCAAAACATGCCAAAACGAGGGTTCCAAATAAACCCTTCATCTATTTTTGGACTGAAAAATAGCCCTTCGAAATGTACCAAGGACTTTTCTCCTTCATGTTTTCCTCTATTTGGCATTTTCCTCCATCCTCTCTCCGTTTTCTGCTTCTTAAGCTTTTGCTGGTTCCACCAGAGGAGAAGGAAAGGTTTCTATTTGAGCTTCAATGGTGACATTACCTAACCTTATAACCCAAAAAGTGTTTGTAACATTCATtacatttataattaaaaaaatccgTGAAGGGGCTATACCGCACAAAACAAAAAGTACAAGAACTATTTGTACAATTTGACCACATAAATAAGGCCCTCGCATTTCAAACCATGAATTTAACACTTGGCCATATACTGTACTAGGACTATCAACAATATACCAGTCAAGGGAATTGATCCCATTGATGAACAAAGTCTTCTACTGTACATTATTTCATCGTATCAACTTATAACTATACAATGCGTATTGCCCAGTGCTATCAAACCAGAGCAATGAAGTAGAAAATGCCAAAAACATCAACTCCTCTATACAAAAGCATTATGCTCAAACTGCTGTGACTTCTTCCCCGAATCAGTTGTCCTTCAGCTTATAGACCGTGTCAACATATTCTTCAATGTCCCAAAGGAAAGAACCAAAGGCGACAGCTTCCAAAACTAACCTCTTCAGACTTGAAAAAGATGTCCTGATCACCTCATCGGTCTCCGGAATCCCTGTCTGCTCATCTCCAAAGAGTGCACAGCTGTGCCTCTCGATCAAATGTGCTGCCTCTTTGGATCTTGGTTTGGCACATCTCTGCAATGTCTCCGGGTCAAATCCCATCACATAGCATCTTAATTCTTCAAGATCCTTTTCCTGTCTACCTGGTCCTTGACCTAATGGGACAGATTGCACGTCACTAAAACGGCCGAGTACCAGACTCTTAATTCCACAAGGTAAAAGATCCAGAAACTGAAGGGAGTTCCTATGATTAAGACGTTTTTGATGAACCAAAGTTAGGCATCGTTCCAGTTGGTGTCTAGAGGAGGCAGACTTGAGAAAGTAGCCATACAAGATGGAGGCTGCATAAAGTCGGCCTAGATGGAGCTGTTGGATCTCAGTAGTAGCCCAGTTGTCGGTGACACTGGAGTCTGCTCTCAAGCCGATGACAGCACTGATATGATCCCTGACCACCTCCAACACCTCAATGCTATGGATGGACTCTAGTTCCCAATCTTTCGAAGGCCATATCTCAAGTCTGCAATTGTACATGCACCTGGAGAGCTTAGGAACCAATGGTACTCTGAGATCAGAGAACTTGTAGAAGATTAACATATACATCACATCTTCCACAGCAGCTTGGCACTCCTGCTCTTTCAGTTGAGCAATCCTTCTGGAATTTTAGTAAAATGTAATATGTCAGAAAAGTGAAAACAAAAAGGATTGTTATATCAATCATCAACAGAGTCGAAGGATCCAACATACAAATTTTGAAGTATTCCAATGGCAGCTCATTTAATAGAGTGATAATAATGGTAGCTAAAGTAACACCTACTTCATTGGTGGTTAATATTATTACAACCATCACCTGGGAGCACCGTAAAACGTGTCAAGCCAGGGATTTTGGAGAGCTCCGTTTCAGCAGAAGACAAATGCCTTTGTGCCACAATGTCTAAttgatatcactataaaacataaaatacaatAAACTTCTTTTTCTAATCCAAGCCAACACAAGAGTTGCACAAACTAACAAGTGCAAACAAGTTAACTTACGATCACAGTAActttaaagaaaaaggaaataaaattacatatatatatattgcaagaAATATGAAACCAGAAATATAAACAGGGGAAGTATCCAGAAAAGTATGCAATAGTAATACGCTTTTATGTACTTCCATTCAATTACTAGGCAAATTTTAACAGCAATAAACTGATGGCAACTCAAAACTTGTCACAACACATTGGTAGTTGCCTACATGAAACACTAAGAAATGAGTGGCTCTAGTCTGTTTATAAATAATATCATATCATCTCCCAAGCTTTTGTAGCTTAGAATTAGACACAACCAATGAATCAAGGTAAAGAAACTAAAAAACTAGGCCTCGATAGTTAATATCATATCAGCATCGGGACTAACAACAGAGTGAAGAATGCCCAATTGCTAGGTGTAAAATTGGAAAAGATCTATCTGAATATATCATGTGTGAAAGAATATACAGATGGCCTCTTTAATAGTAAAGAATTGAGGAATTGGTGCATTTTAAATGGATTTCACAAACACCCAAATAGATGAGTTGCAATGCCAGCGAAGAAATAAAGTGCAAATACCATCGGTAATATCACTAAGACCCTACAAATATTATGGTAAGAAGAAGGCCTAGCATAGTCTTAGACTGGTTGTTAGGCATAGGAGAGACTGATATATCTATCTGACCCTTGATAGTTGATATCAAAGTTCTCATATAGAAGAATCCATTATTCTGACCTTCAAGTCCATGCAATTTTCATTAGTTTCTTGTGAGATTGTTAAACAACAAAAGAACCTATTAATAATCTCTCATTCACAATACAAAAGATCTACTTAACAGACTTCTTTTCCCACACAAGATCTACTTAATAGACTCATCACATGATAAAAGTAAAACCTCTCCCATCAAAACAAACATGCTGATCAccattaataaaaattaagcttagGTTGGTTAGCACTTTAATTTTCTCAATACAATGAAAacaataccaaaaaaaaataacttaatcAAACCAAAAACATCACGACTCGCAACTTAccaacataaaaaaagaaaagaaaagaaaagaaaaaggcctcttcaaaaaagaaaaaaaaagggccTCTTCAAAGAACATATGCAAGTTATACACTTCAATTTTCCTTGCAGTATACTAGAGCAACAGAAGTGTTATACAAACCTGTGAAGACATGCTTCGTCAGAATCCAAGCTAACAAACATACGAGAGACGGCAGCGTCACGATCATCGGAAAGCCGCTTAAGTTCATCGGCGGCAGCGAAGTGGAAGAACTGACGTTGGTTCTGAAGGACACCGCTTAAGAACTTCCCAGGAGCTGACCTCGGCTCAAGCGGCGCGTTCAAGCTGCTGAAATCACAGTGGCTAGCCCCGGCGCTGGCTTTGACAGAGGGTGCTTTCCGGCCATTGAAAGGAGTGGAAGTAAAGCCAGTCCTGAGTGATCGGCGGCGGGACAAAGCAAAGTCGGAAGGTGAATTCGAAGGGGTAAAAACGCGGGGCCCCTGATAAATCTTTACCAGCGATggtaaaaaagaagagagagaagGGGCCTTGTGGAGAGAGAAACAATGTTCCATCAACTGTCAATGGGAACCCAAACAGAATACGCTGAAATTATGGGAGAGATGAAATGATAAGAAGGGAGAGAGGTGGGTTTATTTGCTTCATGGTTAAGCCCTATTATTATGTTTACCTAAAAAGATGCCATTTGGATAGGGTTTTGaggactaaaattaaataaaaaagaataaataaattgaagAAATTGTTATGTATATGTGTGTAGAAGCTGCCACTGGAGAAAAGGGATGGCACCAAATTGACCAGTCCttgataaaatagatattttggtGATTGGGAGAACAATGGCCAATGACTGAATTAGGGTCCCCAAAAGTGATGAAGATGGAGAACAAAGTTGATGATATTTTGTGGGTTTTCTTTTtcagtataaaattattttattagaagataccattttcaaaatttatcggGTGGaaataaatttcatcaaaattgataaaaaaaaaaaagagtagagaaagaaagaaagaaagaaaatgggtTATCAGATAAGAAGAGATCAATGGGATGGACAAAATGGATAAGACAATCTACAGAGTTATGATAAGGAGATCAAACCAGCACACCACCCAtagtttcatttattattatttatttctgcacccattgttttcttttttctttaattatgttTCATGCCCTCTACCTTAACATTATCGTCTTTGCTTTCTATAACTACGGTTACCCTATGTTCCCTTTTTTTGCCTAAACTCTGCGACCATCACCAGATTTTCTTtatcataaattaaattaactaatgatttaattagttttttaaaattatcctttttttaatctttcaagttgtttatatttttattaaatcactctaaaatgattgaaaattttaatatttttaattttatcgatGTTTCATATACGTGGATAATCAGCTtagcatttaattatttttttaaaacttaaaattttaaagaattttaagaacaaatttaaaaattaaaatcattaaaaataattttttaaaaataaaaaatattttaatttattttaagataaattaacaaaaaatgaaaaattaaaaattaaaagagacgaaaaattaaataaatagttaaaataacttttaaagtTAATGGACCAAAAAAGAATTATACCTTAATAAAAGAACTAGAAAGATCAATTAATTTCAAGCCATGAGGCTTACCATGTACACTCAATCTTCTCTGCATCCTAATTTTAGCATTATCAATACAAAGCTCCGATCATAAAATAGAGTTTAAGCAAAATGGAATAAAATCTCAAATAATACGACACTACCTTAATTAAAGAATGAGCGACTTTCTTAATATTCTGTTGAATCCATtgaaataacatgaaattaatttatttaaaataatgcaATATCAATCAATAttaattcaaattctaaaatcaTAGATTTCATCCGGCCGAGGGCGTTGAGCACCTCCATACAATTGAGTTCGATAATGACCTTGTCAAGGTTAGAATCCTTGTTCCATGAAAGAGCCTCTCAAATCGCTATTGCATCAGCAACATGAGCTTCTATGACACCTGAAAAATGACCCGATAAAGCTTGGACGAATCTACCATCTGCATCTTTAATTACAATAGCAAAACTAGTCTTATCTTCAACTAGAAACGTTTGCGGCATCAACATTGCATTTTAGCCAACCTTCTTCCAAAGAGGTTGGTCGAAACAACATCTTTGAATCTTTCCAAGTCTgcaaaaaactattaataaaagTAACAAGATTGTGAGCCTGCATTTCTTTTTGTTGCCATACAAACAAATTCCTTCTATACCATATGGTGCATAAGCAAGATAAATATTGGtgtttaaaatctaaaatatttgcATTGAAGAAATCTTTGATGAACTGAGGGACAATACTTGTAAGAATATCAGCATTTAGAGAGTCCCATTATGGCTTAATAGTTGGGCAATGTAGGAGACTATGATCTAGAGTTTTGAGAAGGCCACACCAACAACAAGCCTTTTTAATATTCATCTCTTTTCTAGCTTAATTAGATTTGTAAAGGACAGAGTTCCTTAAACAATTCCAACAGAAGTGTGGGAATTTAGACGGCAAGTTATTCCAAATCTATTGCCAACTACCTTCAGTCTCGAGAGTATCAATATTAGAGAAATTGTCAATAGCCAAACTTCATAGTGCATTCACCATGCTTAATAAAATGCCAAATCAATTTGTTAGAAGGTTTTTGGCTACTAACCAGGTCCATAAACACACATCCCCTGAATAAAATTGACATCCCAGGCAATCCCTTGTGTATTGGAAAGGTCATGAACAAGCAAGTTTTAAATCCTTCACTTGGTTCGGaatcaacaaaaaaattaatatcgtCACAAAGCCAATCATCTTGAAAACTATAATGGTTCTACCAACTCCTCCTCACTCttaccatttttacccaaaagtCATGGGAATTTCCATAGCCACTAAAAAGGAAAAGTGAAGTGGAGATCCTAAAGAGTTAGATTATCATcttggaaaaaaaaattggaagTGGAAGTGGAGAAAGTTGAGAAGAAAGTAAAGGGATTAAAGAGACAAGgtaagaaatcaaagaatttttatagaattcatgtttAATTGAAGtcgaaaaataagaaaatgatttgtagtatgagttttgattatgtatttgatgtgttcatgaagtagaaaaagagaagaaataatgaaaatgttGGAATCAAGGTGAAGGTGGTGACTAAAGTGAGGAAGGAAGAGAGTTAAAGCAAAAATAGTGAATTCCTAACAAAAAGATAGGTAAGGGCACCGCGAATCTTACCTTACCAAATTTGaatttatgcatgaattataTTCTAATTGTTATGTTAGTGCTCTTAAAATTTAATTACGCtaggaaaattttaatatttattatgaaattctTGTAGAAAGAAGTGAATATATGAAATTAACTTCCACAACAAAGTGAATAAATTACGTGtagtaaaattataataaaaaaaaggctaaattgaaaagtgtaactgtgaaataaaattttataataaagaaCTTAAATGAAGTGTTAAGTATTAGTGCATTAATTATAAAGTGATATTTAAGTGAATTTCTAGTGATTCTCGAATTTCATattaaaaaggatcaaattataaaatatacaaaagtGACTAAGTGTACTAagattttgaaataacatattcaATTGTAATGATATATAggagtgaagtgattaatgaaaATATATGCTAGTAGGGACAAAATCGAAAAGATTATAAAGTAAGggaaatgaaatttatgcaaagAAGATTGGATAGCAAAGTGACCAAAGTTTAtgatagttaatttaattttaaatacataacaatttaaacacaacacaccatatgaacttacctgattaattcaacagacaaattaaattgtaaggactaattaa
It includes:
- the LOC107924347 gene encoding UV-B-induced protein At3g17800, chloroplastic — translated: MEHCFSLHKAPSLSSFLPSLVKIYQGPRVFTPSNSPSDFALSRRRSLRTGFTSTPFNGRKAPSVKASAGASHCDFSSLNAPLEPRSAPGKFLSGVLQNQRQFFHFAAADELKRLSDDRDAAVSRMFVSLDSDEACLHRRIAQLKEQECQAAVEDVMYMLIFYKFSDLRVPLVPKLSRCMYNCRLEIWPSKDWELESIHSIEVLEVVRDHISAVIGLRADSSVTDNWATTEIQQLHLGRLYAASILYGYFLKSASSRHQLERCLTLVHQKRLNHRNSLQFLDLLPCGIKSLVLGRFSDVQSVPLGQGPGRQEKDLEELRCYVMGFDPETLQRCAKPRSKEAAHLIERHSCALFGDEQTGIPETDEVIRTSFSSLKRLVLEAVAFGSFLWDIEEYVDTVYKLKDN